A region of the Arachis hypogaea cultivar Tifrunner chromosome 15, arahy.Tifrunner.gnm2.J5K5, whole genome shotgun sequence genome:
TATTAAGTATTTGTTTTTCAGTAATCAAAGTTAGCTAGGAACAAGTGCATGAAAGACACTCTGACCGTCTATATTCCCTCCTAACATACACCTTATCAGTAACAGGATCAAATCAAATCTTGATGGAACGCTCACCTGATCATACATGCCACAAAAATAATACATGCCACAGAACGTTCCCAATAATGATAATGGAAAAATCATTATTGGAGATATGAGAAGAATCCCCTTGCTGGACCAGCTTAGTAGTGATCAAGTATATATCACTTCATTAAATAATGGTATTAGTTACTAATACAATCTATTAAAACTTTTTGGTAAAGGAACCCATCAAATCCTATTAAAGGAATCAAGTTGAATCTCTTCTACAATAGCTTTCTACAGGCAGGGACAGAAATAACAAAGTTGAAAGGTGAAGGGGTTTTTGGTCGAGAGGGTTGAGGAGGAGCAGACTAAAAATTAACAGAAagaaaacatataataattaaccACTTGAAACAGACATGAACAATTCTCAGCAATAAAATTCAAAGTAGTGAACAAATAGAAACCCAACATGCACTATCCTTCTCTAATTTAccagacaaaaacagaaaaatagaaaaccaaagaaatccACCTACTGACGGAGAATAGCAGAACAGAAAAATAGCATAACCAGAGCTAGTCAATAATCAAATAAtctctcaaaaaaaaaattaaaaccacaAAACATTCAAATTTTCAAAGTTAGTAGAGTAACAGATTCAACTTGTGCAAATGTGTTCCATATTTATTTTCTTCTGACATTTTGATTAAACAAAAGTCATAAATAATAGCTAGTCACTCTCTAATTGTTTACTATAGGAGCAGCTTTAACATTCTCATGAGGTTTataagttttattattattattgttattattattactataattATTAGTTACATTGCGATACACGAAGGACTGGATTAATTGGGGACTAAGCTATATAATAACGTAGTGCAATTTACACTAAACAAAAAAGTCCTTATATATATATCGATATTCTCTAAAAATTTGTATGGTCAATATCATGTGTGTGCCTCTTCATCTTTCCCTTATACTGTtcatttaagagaaaaaaaaaagctttttaCACTTGAAAAACAGTTGAACGACCCAAAAAAACTTCAAGCAGTGGTAACGCCTTACTTTatcaacaaacttaaaaattaccTTAACCTGGTCAAACACATGCTCCTTGAAAGCCTTGTTCATTGTCTTCCAACTAGTTTCACAAATTGGTAACTGTTGAAAATCAGCCCCCAAAGTCCCCAAGAACCCGCTCAATAGGCCTGCTGCCTGTCGAACTTGTTGCAACTCTCTGTTATGTTGGAGTACGATCTTCCTTCCAGGAGGAAGTGTTAATGCCTCTTTAACAGTCAGCTCCATACAAGAAGTCACGCCATTTTCTAATAGAGGAAAAAAGCTTTAAACGTTAGTTTACTAAGAGAATTAGAATGCAAGGAGAAGAGTAATTATGATTtctaagaaacaagaaaaaaaataccgATGACATCAACAACCCAAAAATCAGTGTCCTTTTTTTTGCTGTTGGCATTGCCTTGACGTTCAACGTCATGTGCGGCAAATAAGTCGTCGACATGGTCATCGAATGAATTGACCTCATTTGCCTCCGGGTCATAGTCTTCATCTTCTAAAGAGTCATCTACAACTTCATGTAAATCCGGATGTTCTGTGTGTGTTGCAGGAGCTCAAGTGTCCCCCATGTCACTTGACAGAGCCAATCGTGTTTCATTGCGCAGTGGTCAAAACGGTACAGCACTAACACGAGATTGTCGAACACCGTTGCCGGAATGCGGAGGTGGAGGCGCTCTACCACATCGCTATGCACTTGAAGTATTTGCTCCCGTATCCTTCGTTCCATCCACGtgctaaaaacaaagtagttacTACATCAACCAAATTTTTTTCAGTATTCCCACAAATTATATTGAATAAAAGTCTATCCTAAAAGGCAAATCAACATTTGAAATAAGTGGTGCATTACTTAACTCACCAGAGTAGCGTGGGTTTGACTATCAGGGGTAGTTATAGTTCCGACTGCAGTACTAACGGTGTACCGAGGTTTCCTTGGCATTTGATTAATCCTTTACACAACATAAGATccttagacaattagcaagagaACGACAATGTAAAAATCAATAGTACACAAATATCAGTACATCACCAACAGAATTctgtaacaaaaaataatttttaaaaaattacagagTTTAAAAGAATGTTTTTTAAACAAGAATAACATACACTCTAGATCCAAGACTCACAACCAAAATCATAATATTATAAAAACATATCAAATAACcacataacaataaaaaatagccCAACCATCAAGCTTAACCaggataaaaaaaatccaaaccaagaacaaaaataaaatagttaatcAGTCCAAGTATAAACCATAACCACAACCAGATTTTCTCAGGTCTAATAACCAGGGGTGGGCATGGTTtggattttcaaaaatccaaactgCATCCACCTTAGAACCAATTTTGTGGTTTAGAAAACCAACCTGGAACCTGATTAAGAAGAGAAACCAGTTCCCAGCAGGCTTGAAAAAATAAAACCGGTTCAAACCGATTTTACTATGTAAATATGGTTTTATATATAAACCGGTGTTAAATCCAGtttttttaaaagccaaatttaaAATCTGGTTTTAAATCTGGTTTTTTAATATCCAAATTTAAAATCTGTTTTTTTTAATGTAGTTTTAAAACTAAAGTTTTTAaccaaaaatccaaatttaaaaccaggtttgtAGAAATCCATTTCCAAGCcagattttttaaccaaaaatccAGTATTAAAACCAGTTTTTAGAAAATCCATTTTTCGAACTATAATTTGTTTAAAAAGTAACATACTAAATTTAACACCAACTAAAATGGATTGAAACTCAGCTAAACCCCATTCAATATGCTAAGAGTACATGATAAAAGTTACACAGAAAATTAGACATTGAAACACAAAATTAGCTGAGCACAGAATAAGGCTCTTAGGTCTAaactttatttacttattttttctttttcataaacaTTGCAGTTGAAGACTTGAAGCTACGATCGTTGACATGCTTTGAACACGGCCTAATAAGTGCCTATATAATACGATGTATTATATATCAGAAGCTATATTAACTTCTAAATGTGCATCCTGATTTTCATCACTTAGACCTTCTTTTCCAACTTGATATCTAGGTACGGATACAATAATTAGCCACTAGAAGAAGAAGATTATTATGGAGATTAATTATAATCTTATAAATATGCTTGTATTCAATATGAATCAACACAGTTTCTCATCAAAACAACAATTACAACAGTATTTGGAGgacggaaaaataaataaatattaaccttttattatttttccctTAGAAAAGAAATTGtaattttctattaaattactattttttaatatagtatatatacatacatgttTTGGTTAAGACAAACAGTTAACTAagcaaaaatattattatactctCCCTTTATATAAATCGTTGGTATATTTTTGGTTTCATATCTCAATAGTCATTATGCCGTAAATCATGGTGGTGAATGAAatagttttatatttctttactaaaaagatttaattttcaaCGATTTATTCTTATTGCTTTCTCATAAATTGTGGTACTAGCGTataggttttatatttttctgTAAAATTTATGGTATAATATTTATCATGTAATAAATTAGTTAGTTTAGTTCCAATTAGTTTTAAGTAGTTGAAAGTTCCTAAACAGCAAACTAGCTCCAAACACTTTCATCAACAATCAAAACCTAACAATCTAAAGAAAATCATCCTAACTTAACCACCTATAATCAACTAACAGCAATAATTCTAACCAAACTAATTAACCAAAATCAACTAATTAACCATAAGTAatcaaacttaataaaaataaaaaggaaaatggCCAAAAACCTGGAAGCAGAAAACTAGAACAATGCAAAAAGAAAGGAGATAGGGGTGTTGCAGCAACAGTGGATGGAGGACGCTGCTACAGGCGGCGCCGACGTGCTGGAACTGCGTCAGAACTATGTGGAAAGAAGACAAACAAGGGCTACTGCTTGTTTTGGTTTTGCTGGAACTGCTTGGTCTGGTTCAGTAAAAATTCATGGTTACCTCAAGTTTCACTTACATAAACAGATTGGGTCTTAATATTGCAATTCACATCAAAAACAGATTTAGTGTCAATATCCTAACTCACAACTAACTTCATGATATTATAAGTTGCAAATACTAGCTCATTTTCTCATGACATCATCTTGAATAAGTTTAAAATAAATTCAACAACcaacatatttaattatttagaacCAAAATTATCATGATGAATGAACAGGAACAAAACTCAAAGCTAATTAAAGAATTTAAATAGGCAGACATTAATACAAGGGGGATCAAATTACATAAaatgttgtcaaatcaaatccaaattaagcacaaggcaAGGCAAATACCTGGTGCTTGGTGAGCCTTCTGTGAATGGCTTTAGTCTTCTTACTTCTTAGGGTGGAGATAAGGGGTTTGATGTGTACT
Encoded here:
- the LOC112750097 gene encoding uncharacterized protein, with the translated sequence MELTVKEALTLPPGRKIVLQHNRELQQVRQAAGLLSGFLGTLGADFQQLPICETSWKTMNKAFKEHVFDQVKEKCRKNAINRSKQLYTHTGGSKTMEQRQGRPIGRGEIWTMSHKKRMVCI